A single Cupriavidus sp. D39 DNA region contains:
- a CDS encoding DMT family transporter — protein MSATSQAHAARGTLWMAGMPWLFVVIWSTGFIVAKYGMPHAEPMTFLFLRFVGVLVLMLPFVLMARVPLPQRAGATDWRMVGHIALAGLFLQAGYLGGVWAAVKLGMPAGVSALIVGMQPILTALAASRMGETIGRRQWLGLLLGILGVGLVVANKLSASGLSAPSLLLALGALFSITFGTLYQKRYCPMFDLRMGSVIQFAAAALACLPFMFLAETRHVEWNAEMVGALAWSVVALSIGAISLLFLLIRQGAATKVSSLMYLTPPTTAAMAWLLFGERFPPLAALGMALAASGVALVIRR, from the coding sequence ATGAGTGCAACCAGCCAGGCCCACGCGGCACGCGGGACCTTGTGGATGGCCGGCATGCCGTGGCTGTTCGTGGTGATCTGGAGCACCGGGTTTATCGTGGCCAAGTACGGCATGCCGCACGCCGAGCCGATGACCTTCCTGTTCCTGCGCTTTGTCGGCGTGCTGGTGTTGATGCTGCCCTTCGTGCTCATGGCGCGCGTCCCGCTGCCGCAGCGCGCCGGGGCGACCGACTGGCGCATGGTCGGGCACATCGCGCTGGCAGGGCTGTTCCTGCAGGCGGGCTACCTTGGCGGCGTGTGGGCAGCGGTCAAGCTCGGCATGCCGGCGGGCGTTTCCGCCCTGATTGTGGGCATGCAGCCGATCCTGACCGCGCTGGCGGCTTCGCGCATGGGCGAGACCATCGGCAGGCGCCAGTGGCTGGGGTTGCTGCTTGGCATCCTCGGCGTGGGCCTGGTGGTGGCCAACAAGCTGTCGGCCAGCGGGTTGTCCGCGCCAAGCCTGCTGCTGGCGCTGGGCGCCTTGTTCTCGATCACCTTCGGCACGCTGTATCAGAAGCGCTATTGCCCGATGTTCGACCTGCGCATGGGCTCGGTGATCCAGTTTGCCGCGGCGGCGTTGGCCTGCCTGCCGTTCATGTTCCTGGCTGAAACCCGTCACGTCGAATGGAATGCCGAGATGGTCGGCGCGCTCGCCTGGTCGGTGGTCGCGCTGTCCATCGGCGCCATCTCGCTGCTGTTCCTGCTGATCCGCCAAGGCGCGGCCACCAAGGTATCCAGCCTGATGTATCTCACCCCGCCGACCACCGCCGCCATGGCGTGGCTGCTGTTCGGCGAGCGATTCCCGCCGCTGGCCGCGCTTGGTATGGCCCTGGCCGCAAGCGGTGTTGCACTGGTGATCCGCCGCTAA
- a CDS encoding MFS transporter gives MTTCVVVKKAGEVAIAADALVTFGDTRLTRAYERNQKVFPVGDSFVALAGTTAHFPVMRSLLAGLGEDCRLGSRDDVFRTFLKVHEKLKNEYFINTKEDEDDPYESSQIVCLIANPAGIFGVYSYREVFSFDRFWGIGSGRNYALGAMHAVYDQPGLAAGVIARIGVDAGVEFDKSSAGPVEVQVVQLGDMAGDGATNNDGAART, from the coding sequence ATGACTACCTGCGTTGTCGTCAAGAAGGCCGGCGAGGTGGCGATTGCCGCCGACGCGCTGGTGACGTTCGGCGACACCCGGCTCACGCGTGCCTACGAGCGCAACCAGAAGGTGTTCCCGGTGGGTGACAGCTTCGTGGCGCTCGCCGGTACCACCGCGCACTTCCCGGTCATGCGCAGCCTGCTGGCCGGACTGGGCGAGGATTGCCGGCTGGGCTCGCGCGATGACGTCTTCCGGACCTTCCTCAAGGTGCATGAAAAACTCAAGAACGAGTATTTCATCAACACCAAGGAAGACGAGGACGATCCTTACGAGTCCTCGCAGATCGTATGCCTGATCGCCAATCCGGCGGGCATCTTCGGCGTGTATTCGTACCGCGAAGTCTTCTCGTTCGATCGTTTCTGGGGCATTGGCTCGGGGCGCAACTACGCGCTGGGCGCCATGCACGCGGTCTACGACCAGCCGGGCCTCGCTGCCGGCGTGATTGCGCGGATCGGGGTGGATGCAGGGGTGGAGTTCGACAAGAGTTCGGCAGGCCCGGTCGAGGTGCAGGTGGTGCAACTGGGCGACATGGCTGGCGACGGAGCAACCAATAACGATGGCGCGGCCCGCACCTGA
- the pbpG gene encoding D-alanyl-D-alanine endopeptidase translates to MLAAPVADAATKTSDTAKTSKKSAKVTKSEKKSASSSSKSAKSKQAATSGKAERTTTRKVVVLKNGKRTVVAQRQAAPVRAAFIPAKPSLGEALGLRDTEDALALRSSVALVMDQNSNEVLFQKNAAAVLPIASITKLMTALVVMDARQPMDEVLTITEEDRDTEKHSSSRLRFGAQLTRQEALLLALMSSENRAASVLGRSYPGGLPAFVQAMNRKARELGMNDSHFVDSNGLSSSNVSSAMDLVRMVNAAYRNPTIREFSTQTEHEVNVLGRTQHYVSTNRLVRGGNWEIGLQKTGFISEAGQCLVMQARVNGRNVVMVFLDSVGKLSRFADANRVKDWLEHVQTGPGRPFPTSPNLTQGLGSPASPQAILTAQQPRGI, encoded by the coding sequence ATGCTGGCCGCCCCTGTGGCCGATGCCGCGACGAAAACGTCGGACACCGCAAAAACCAGCAAAAAGTCGGCAAAAGTCACCAAGTCCGAGAAAAAGTCGGCAAGTTCTTCCTCTAAATCCGCAAAATCCAAGCAGGCCGCGACGAGCGGCAAGGCTGAGCGCACCACGACGCGCAAGGTCGTGGTACTGAAAAACGGCAAGCGCACCGTGGTGGCGCAGCGCCAGGCGGCACCGGTTCGCGCGGCGTTCATTCCCGCCAAGCCCTCGCTGGGCGAGGCGCTCGGCCTGCGTGACACGGAGGACGCGCTCGCGCTGCGCTCCAGCGTGGCGCTGGTGATGGACCAGAATTCCAACGAAGTGCTGTTCCAGAAGAACGCCGCCGCGGTCCTGCCGATCGCCTCGATCACCAAGCTGATGACCGCCCTGGTGGTGATGGACGCGCGCCAGCCGATGGATGAGGTCCTCACCATCACCGAGGAAGACCGCGACACCGAGAAGCACAGCAGTTCGCGCCTGCGCTTTGGCGCGCAGCTCACGCGCCAGGAGGCGCTGCTGCTGGCACTGATGTCCTCGGAGAATCGTGCGGCATCGGTGCTGGGCCGCAGCTACCCGGGCGGCCTGCCGGCCTTTGTGCAGGCCATGAACCGCAAGGCGCGCGAGCTCGGCATGAACGACAGCCACTTCGTCGATTCGAATGGCTTGTCGAGCAGTAATGTCTCGAGTGCGATGGACCTTGTGCGCATGGTCAATGCGGCGTACCGCAACCCCACCATCCGCGAGTTTTCGACGCAGACCGAGCATGAAGTCAATGTGCTTGGCCGCACCCAGCACTACGTCAGCACCAATCGCCTGGTTCGTGGCGGCAACTGGGAGATCGGCCTGCAAAAGACGGGCTTTATCTCCGAGGCTGGCCAGTGCCTGGTGATGCAGGCACGCGTGAATGGCCGCAATGTGGTGATGGTGTTCCTGGATTCCGTTGGCAAGCTGTCCCGCTTCGCCGATGCCAACCGCGTCAAGGACTGGCTGGAACACGTGCAGACGGGGCCGGGCCGCCCTTTTCCCACGTCCCCAAACCTGACGCAGGGGCTTGGCAGCCCAGCCAGCCCCCAGGCGATCCTGACCGCCCAGCAGCCTCGCGGCATCTGA
- the lpdA gene encoding dihydrolipoyl dehydrogenase, whose product MRSKNMSVIEVQVPDIGDFDAVEVIEVLVKAGDTVEQEQSLIVLESDKASMDVPSSAAGKVVEVRIKVGDKVAKGAVICTLETEAAAKPAAAPAPAPAPAQASAPAPAAAPAAAPAAATHSGSADITCDMLVLGAGPGGYSAAFRSADLGMNTVLVERYGTLGGVCLNVGCIPSKALLHNAAVIDEAKALAAHGILFGEAKIDLDGLRHYKDTVVGKLTGGLAGMAKARKVQVVRGVGTFLDPHHLEVQETEGDAKQTTGKKTVIRFEKAVIAAGSQAVKLPFIPEDPRIVDSTGALELPEVPNKMLVIGGGIIGLEMATVYSTLGANIDVVEMLDGLMQGADRDLVKVWEKMNKLRFGKVMLKTKTVGVEAKPDGIYVRFEGEQAPAEPERYDLVLVSVGRAPNGKRIGAEKAGVAVTDRGFIEVDKQMRTNVPHIFAIGDIVGQPMLAHKAVHEAHVAAEAAHGEKAYFDAKQIPSVAFTDPEVAWAGLTEDQCKEQGIKYSKSVFPWAASGRAIANGRDEGFTKLIFDEETHRIIGGGIVGTHAGDLISEVCLAVEMGADAVDIGKTIHPHPTLGESIGMAAEIYEGVCTDVPPPRKR is encoded by the coding sequence TTGAGGAGCAAAAACATGAGTGTGATCGAAGTCCAGGTGCCGGATATCGGCGATTTCGACGCGGTGGAAGTCATCGAGGTGCTGGTCAAGGCTGGCGATACGGTCGAGCAGGAGCAGTCGCTGATCGTGCTCGAGTCGGACAAGGCCAGCATGGATGTGCCGTCGTCCGCCGCCGGCAAGGTGGTGGAGGTGCGCATCAAGGTGGGCGACAAGGTCGCCAAGGGCGCCGTGATCTGCACGCTGGAGACCGAAGCCGCGGCCAAGCCGGCCGCTGCCCCGGCCCCTGCGCCCGCCCCTGCGCAGGCATCCGCTCCCGCGCCTGCGGCCGCTCCGGCAGCGGCGCCCGCGGCCGCCACGCATTCGGGCAGCGCGGACATTACCTGCGACATGCTGGTGCTCGGCGCCGGTCCCGGCGGCTACTCGGCCGCGTTCCGCAGCGCTGATCTGGGCATGAACACCGTGCTGGTCGAGCGCTACGGCACGCTCGGCGGGGTCTGCCTGAACGTCGGCTGCATCCCGTCCAAGGCGCTGCTGCACAACGCCGCCGTGATCGACGAGGCCAAGGCCCTGGCGGCCCACGGCATCCTGTTCGGCGAAGCCAAGATCGACCTCGACGGCCTGCGCCACTACAAGGACACCGTGGTCGGCAAGCTGACCGGCGGCCTGGCCGGCATGGCCAAGGCGCGCAAGGTGCAGGTGGTGCGCGGCGTCGGCACCTTCCTCGACCCGCATCACCTCGAGGTGCAGGAGACCGAAGGCGATGCCAAGCAGACCACCGGCAAGAAGACGGTGATCCGCTTCGAGAAGGCAGTGATCGCCGCTGGCAGCCAGGCGGTCAAGCTGCCATTCATCCCCGAGGACCCGCGTATCGTCGACTCCACCGGCGCGCTGGAACTGCCGGAAGTGCCCAACAAGATGCTGGTCATCGGCGGTGGCATCATCGGGCTGGAAATGGCCACGGTGTACAGCACGCTGGGCGCCAACATCGACGTGGTGGAAATGCTCGATGGCCTGATGCAGGGCGCCGACCGGGACCTGGTCAAGGTCTGGGAAAAGATGAACAAGCTGCGCTTCGGCAAGGTCATGCTCAAGACCAAGACGGTCGGCGTGGAAGCGAAGCCGGACGGCATCTACGTCAGGTTCGAAGGCGAGCAGGCGCCGGCCGAGCCGGAACGCTATGACCTGGTGCTGGTGTCGGTGGGCCGTGCGCCCAACGGCAAGCGCATCGGCGCGGAGAAGGCGGGCGTGGCGGTAACGGATCGCGGCTTCATCGAGGTCGACAAGCAGATGCGCACCAACGTGCCGCATATCTTTGCCATCGGCGACATCGTCGGCCAGCCCATGCTGGCGCACAAGGCTGTGCATGAGGCGCACGTGGCGGCCGAGGCCGCGCACGGCGAGAAGGCCTACTTCGATGCCAAGCAGATTCCGTCGGTGGCCTTCACCGACCCGGAAGTGGCCTGGGCGGGCCTGACCGAGGACCAGTGCAAGGAGCAGGGCATCAAGTACAGCAAGAGCGTGTTCCCGTGGGCTGCTTCCGGCCGCGCCATTGCCAATGGCCGCGACGAGGGTTTCACCAAGCTGATCTTCGACGAGGAAACGCATCGCATCATCGGCGGTGGCATCGTTGGCACCCATGCCGGCGACCTGATCAGCGAAGTCTGCCTGGCGGTCGAGATGGGCGCCGATGCGGTGGATATCGGCAAGACGATCCATCCGCACCCGACGCTGGGCGAATCCATCGGCATGGCTGCCGAGATCTACGAAGGCGTGTGCACCGACGTGCCGCCGCCGCGCAAGCGTTAA
- a CDS encoding nitroreductase, giving the protein MDSQQKRDTTLVDQAIITRRSVRAFLDTPVPRDVVNEILAVASRAPSGTNAQPWRVYVLTGDAKVKLSAEVLAAYDDPQRDSKYREEYPYYPRAWVTPYIDRRRKVGWDLYSLLQISREDKARMHAQHSRNFTFFGAPVGMIFTIDRILEQGSWLDYGMFLQSIMVAARARGLDTCPQAAFTQFHAVIANHLRLPEDEMVVCGMALGHADPAAIENTLSTEREPVSGFARFLS; this is encoded by the coding sequence ATGGATTCGCAGCAGAAACGGGACACCACCCTGGTCGACCAGGCCATCATCACGCGCCGCTCGGTGCGCGCGTTTCTCGATACGCCGGTGCCGCGCGACGTGGTCAATGAGATCCTGGCGGTGGCCAGCCGGGCCCCGTCTGGCACCAACGCCCAGCCGTGGCGGGTCTATGTGCTGACGGGCGACGCCAAGGTGAAACTGTCGGCCGAGGTGCTGGCCGCGTACGACGATCCGCAGCGCGACAGCAAATATCGCGAGGAGTATCCCTACTATCCGCGCGCGTGGGTGACGCCGTACATCGACCGCCGCCGCAAGGTGGGCTGGGACCTATACAGCCTGCTGCAGATCAGCCGCGAGGACAAGGCGCGCATGCATGCGCAGCACTCGCGCAACTTCACCTTCTTTGGCGCGCCGGTGGGCATGATCTTCACCATCGACCGCATCCTGGAGCAGGGCAGCTGGCTCGACTACGGCATGTTCCTGCAGAGCATCATGGTGGCGGCGCGGGCTCGCGGGCTGGATACCTGCCCGCAGGCGGCGTTCACCCAGTTCCACGCGGTCATCGCCAATCACTTGCGCCTGCCGGAGGATGAAATGGTGGTCTGCGGCATGGCACTGGGCCATGCCGACCCCGCCGCCATAGAGAATACCCTTAGTACGGAGCGTGAACCGGTAAGCGGGTTCGCGCGTTTCTTATCTTAA
- a CDS encoding histone deacetylase, with product MLAFYADHFVLPLPEGHRFPMRKYSMLRETVERDVPGLALVEAPRAGDDALLLAHTPEYVASVSRGELDPARQREIGFPWSDAMVERSRRSAGATIEACRVALREGVSVNLAGGTHHAYADKGGGFCVFNDAAIAARQLRHDGRVERVAVVDLDVHQGNGTASILRDDPFVFTLSLHGEKNYPFRKEASDLDVGLPDGCDDAAYAQALQGALDTLFARFAPDLIIYLAGADPHEGDRLGRLKLTLAGLAQRDRLVFDAALARGLPVAVAMAGGYGNQIEDTVAVHAQTIALAAQYHDRYARREKPGAAVAGTIPSTGNKEMAPR from the coding sequence ATGCTCGCTTTTTACGCCGATCATTTTGTCCTGCCCCTGCCCGAGGGCCACCGTTTCCCGATGCGCAAGTACAGCATGTTGAGGGAGACGGTCGAGCGCGACGTGCCAGGGCTGGCGCTGGTCGAGGCGCCGCGGGCCGGGGACGATGCCTTGCTGCTGGCGCACACGCCTGAATATGTCGCCAGCGTCTCTCGGGGCGAACTGGACCCGGCGCGCCAGCGCGAGATCGGCTTTCCGTGGTCGGACGCCATGGTCGAGCGGTCGCGGCGCTCCGCCGGTGCCACCATCGAGGCCTGCCGCGTCGCCCTGCGCGAGGGCGTCTCGGTCAACCTGGCGGGCGGCACGCATCATGCCTATGCCGACAAGGGCGGCGGCTTCTGTGTCTTCAACGACGCGGCCATCGCCGCGCGCCAACTGCGCCACGATGGTCGGGTGGAGCGCGTGGCCGTGGTCGACCTCGACGTCCACCAGGGCAACGGTACCGCCTCCATCCTGCGTGACGACCCCTTCGTCTTTACGCTGTCCCTGCATGGCGAGAAGAACTATCCCTTCCGCAAGGAGGCCAGCGATCTCGATGTGGGCCTGCCCGATGGCTGCGACGATGCGGCTTACGCCCAAGCGCTGCAGGGCGCACTCGATACGCTGTTCGCGCGTTTCGCTCCCGACCTCATCATTTACCTGGCAGGGGCCGATCCGCATGAGGGCGACCGGCTTGGGCGCCTGAAACTCACGCTGGCCGGGCTGGCCCAGCGCGACCGGCTGGTGTTCGACGCGGCCCTGGCGCGCGGACTGCCCGTTGCCGTGGCGATGGCCGGCGGCTATGGCAACCAGATCGAGGACACCGTCGCCGTGCATGCGCAGACCATCGCACTTGCGGCCCAATATCACGATCGCTACGCCCGGCGCGAAAAGCCGGGCGCCGCCGTGGCAGGCACGATCCCGTCCACCGGCAACAAGGAGATGGCACCGCGATGA
- a CDS encoding acyl-CoA thioesterase produces the protein MNPTADTRSAYCHFQPITTRWMDNDVYGHVNNVIYYSYFDTVVNTYLIREGVLDIESGDTIGLVIETQCNYFAALSFPDTVVAGLRVARLGNSSVRYEVGLFRNDEDVAAAQGHFVHVYVDRATRRPVLLPPALRDALQALVCEPAGADA, from the coding sequence ATGAACCCGACCGCCGATACCCGCAGCGCCTACTGTCATTTCCAGCCCATCACCACGCGCTGGATGGATAACGACGTCTATGGCCATGTCAACAACGTCATCTACTACAGTTATTTCGATACCGTGGTGAACACCTACCTGATCCGGGAGGGTGTGCTGGATATCGAGTCCGGCGACACCATCGGGCTGGTGATCGAGACGCAATGCAATTATTTTGCCGCGCTGAGCTTTCCCGATACCGTGGTGGCCGGGCTGCGCGTGGCGCGGCTGGGCAATTCGAGCGTGCGCTACGAAGTGGGCTTGTTCCGCAACGACGAAGACGTGGCCGCGGCGCAGGGCCATTTTGTCCATGTCTACGTGGATCGCGCCACGCGCCGCCCGGTGCTGTTGCCGCCCGCGCTGCGCGATGCGCTGCAGGCGCTGGTGTGCGAGCCGGCGGGCGCCGACGCATGA
- a CDS encoding FAD-binding oxidoreductase yields the protein MQNSDFLPRLIEALGPDVVATEPDQVAPWLADWRGLYRGNAQAVVRPRSVDEVARCLALCQQAAVPVVPRGGNTGLCGGAAPDRSPANVVLSMDRMNAIRSIDTIANTLVAEAGCILGNLRRAAQEAHRLLPLSLAAEDSCQIGGNLATNAGGVNVVRYGMTRELVLGVEAVLPNGEIFHGLRALRKDNTGYDLKQLLIGSEGTLGVITAAALRLFPRTDARSVVLAAVASPLQALELFELLFAQCGARLQAFEFFTGDCVDLVLKHAQGVQEPFGQRYPAYVLVELADTTDEAALNVLLERVIGEALERELCLDAAVSASLSQLQSLWKLREEISEAQRADGPHLKHDVSLPIEQIPAFMASMETRLKAISPSIRAFIFGHFGDGNLHYNLSRPAGAQHDWTAQHGKALTAAVLDEVARYGGSISAEHGIGQLKRDDFLRLKDPLELRMMQGIKQLLDPAGIMNPGKLL from the coding sequence ATGCAAAACTCAGATTTCCTGCCCCGCCTGATCGAAGCGCTCGGCCCCGACGTGGTTGCCACCGAGCCCGACCAGGTTGCGCCGTGGCTCGCCGACTGGCGCGGCCTTTATCGTGGCAATGCGCAGGCCGTGGTGCGCCCGCGCTCGGTGGACGAGGTGGCGCGCTGCCTGGCCCTGTGCCAGCAGGCCGCGGTCCCGGTGGTGCCGCGTGGCGGCAACACCGGGCTGTGCGGCGGCGCCGCGCCGGACAGAAGCCCCGCCAACGTGGTGCTGAGCATGGACCGCATGAATGCGATCCGCTCCATCGACACCATCGCCAACACGCTGGTCGCCGAAGCGGGCTGCATCCTGGGTAATCTGCGGCGCGCGGCGCAGGAGGCGCATCGCCTGCTGCCGCTCAGCCTGGCGGCCGAGGACTCCTGCCAGATCGGCGGCAATCTCGCGACCAACGCGGGCGGCGTCAATGTGGTGCGCTACGGCATGACCCGCGAGCTTGTTCTGGGCGTGGAAGCCGTGCTGCCCAACGGGGAGATCTTTCACGGGCTGCGCGCCTTGCGCAAGGACAATACCGGCTATGACCTCAAGCAGTTGCTGATCGGCTCCGAAGGTACGCTGGGCGTCATCACGGCCGCAGCGCTGCGCCTGTTCCCGCGCACCGACGCGCGCTCGGTGGTGCTGGCAGCAGTGGCTTCCCCGCTGCAAGCGCTGGAGCTCTTCGAGCTGCTGTTCGCGCAGTGCGGCGCGCGCCTGCAAGCCTTCGAGTTCTTCACCGGCGATTGCGTCGACCTCGTGCTCAAGCACGCGCAAGGCGTGCAGGAGCCCTTCGGCCAACGCTATCCCGCCTATGTGCTGGTGGAATTGGCCGACACCACCGACGAAGCCGCCCTCAACGTGCTGCTGGAGCGCGTGATCGGCGAGGCGCTGGAGCGCGAGCTGTGCCTGGACGCCGCCGTCTCGGCTTCGCTGTCACAGCTGCAGAGCCTGTGGAAGCTGCGCGAGGAGATCTCCGAGGCGCAGCGCGCCGACGGGCCGCACCTGAAGCACGATGTGTCACTGCCGATCGAGCAGATCCCGGCCTTCATGGCCTCGATGGAGACACGCCTCAAGGCCATTAGCCCCAGCATCCGTGCGTTTATCTTCGGGCACTTCGGCGACGGCAACCTGCACTACAACCTGTCGCGACCCGCGGGCGCGCAGCACGACTGGACGGCGCAGCATGGCAAGGCGCTGACGGCCGCAGTGCTGGACGAGGTGGCGCGCTACGGCGGCAGCATCAGCGCCGAGCATGGCATCGGCCAGCTCAAGCGCGATGATTTCCTGCGCCTCAAGGACCCGCTGGAGCTGCGCATGATGCAGGGCATCAAGCAGTTGCTGGATCCGGCCGGCATCATGAATCCGGGCAAGCTGCTCTAA